In the Thermodesulfovibrio yellowstonii DSM 11347 genome, one interval contains:
- a CDS encoding primosomal protein N', whose protein sequence is MPYFNVSIPLKLKTLTYQYDEELNLKGFAVQVPLRNRVVEGIVINKTDKPDKTVQIKKIQTVIGKAYEEKFIDFLQWMSSYYISEMGSVLRVTFFEEVIDLLSERKSKKRLKEKNPPAEPISFNVENYFLNNETISKIINLTRVGSYKTFLIQCPDFLYEIKLMIKVVRELLSEDGTILLIMPEIKEAQRLFNLLRSFNNQIVLLHSGMKHSELLFSIKEIVANKAKIIVGTRFAVFAPVKKLSLIMVGQESSWLYKAEESPRYHARDCAVMRGFIEGCPVVLTDFMPSTVSYYNALRSKYELIDDFNQSKHPNIKILRQPYQSIFHPEALLYLKLYQKEGILVTSPRSGYSLLRCSECGEVIKCEKCGYSMIFRKSTRLLECFRCGIVMKISEQCPYCSGVDMHSVGVGVERITEELKNIFSDKHVEIKEIDLESEQFQGIWVGQTGKIKKGYIADFKGAVIVDFDFFLSIPDYRTFEKAFAKVLSICQLIKQDGTLFIQTRNPGGEIFKFIRSYNFKDFYLYELKHREQTGFPPFSRLIKLMIKTKKTFPYETLDKVKEFLKNHISGEIIGPLKNQDKEEFMFIFRSKDKKRLIDELTGAIATLRTFKGISFKFEVDPVSLKI, encoded by the coding sequence TTATAAATAAAACAGACAAACCTGATAAAACCGTTCAAATAAAAAAAATTCAAACAGTTATTGGTAAAGCCTATGAAGAGAAATTTATAGATTTTCTTCAATGGATGAGTTCTTACTATATTTCGGAGATGGGTTCTGTTCTCAGGGTTACTTTTTTTGAAGAAGTGATAGATTTGCTTAGCGAAAGAAAAAGCAAAAAAAGATTAAAGGAAAAGAATCCGCCTGCAGAACCTATTTCATTCAATGTAGAGAATTATTTCTTAAACAATGAAACTATTTCAAAGATTATTAACCTCACAAGGGTAGGAAGTTATAAAACATTTCTTATTCAATGTCCTGATTTTTTATATGAAATAAAACTAATGATTAAAGTTGTAAGAGAGCTTTTATCTGAAGATGGAACGATTCTTTTAATAATGCCTGAAATAAAAGAGGCTCAGAGACTGTTTAATCTTTTGAGGAGTTTTAATAATCAGATTGTTCTTCTTCATAGTGGGATGAAACATTCTGAACTTTTATTTTCAATAAAAGAAATAGTTGCAAATAAAGCAAAAATTATTGTAGGGACAAGGTTTGCTGTATTTGCACCTGTAAAAAAGCTTTCTTTGATTATGGTTGGACAGGAGTCAAGCTGGCTTTACAAAGCAGAAGAGTCTCCGAGATATCATGCAAGAGATTGCGCTGTCATGAGAGGTTTTATTGAAGGCTGTCCTGTTGTGCTTACAGATTTTATGCCCTCAACAGTATCTTATTATAATGCACTTAGGAGTAAATATGAATTAATAGACGATTTCAATCAATCAAAGCATCCTAACATAAAGATTTTAAGACAGCCTTATCAAAGCATTTTTCATCCAGAAGCGTTGCTTTATCTGAAGCTTTATCAAAAAGAAGGAATTCTTGTTACATCTCCAAGAAGCGGATATAGTCTTTTGAGATGTTCAGAATGTGGAGAAGTTATTAAGTGTGAAAAATGTGGATATAGTATGATTTTTCGTAAATCTACGAGATTACTTGAATGTTTTAGATGCGGAATTGTAATGAAAATTTCCGAACAATGTCCTTATTGTTCAGGAGTAGACATGCATTCAGTGGGAGTTGGAGTTGAACGCATTACAGAGGAACTTAAAAATATTTTTTCAGACAAACATGTTGAAATTAAAGAGATAGATTTAGAATCCGAGCAGTTTCAGGGAATTTGGGTTGGACAGACAGGTAAAATAAAAAAAGGATATATTGCTGATTTTAAAGGAGCTGTTATTGTAGATTTTGATTTTTTTCTTTCTATACCTGATTACAGAACTTTTGAAAAGGCTTTTGCAAAAGTTTTATCAATCTGTCAGTTAATTAAACAAGATGGAACTTTATTTATTCAGACAAGAAATCCTGGTGGAGAGATTTTTAAATTTATTCGCTCTTACAATTTTAAAGATTTTTACCTTTATGAGTTAAAACACAGAGAACAAACGGGTTTCCCTCCTTTTTCAAGGCTTATTAAATTGATGATAAAAACTAAAAAAACATTTCCATATGAAACCTTAGATAAAGTTAAAGAGTTTTTAAAAAATCATATTTCAGGAGAGATTATTGGACCTCTTAAAAATCAAGATAAAGAAGAATTTATGTTTATTTTCCGCTCAAAGGATAAAAAAAGACTCATAGATGAATTAACAGGTGCTATTGCAACATTGAGAACTTTTAAAGGCATTTCTTTTAAATTTGAAGTAGACCCTGTGAGTTTAAAAATCTAA
- a CDS encoding bifunctional riboflavin kinase/FAD synthetase, with protein sequence MQVIRGIEKLEAKNTVITIGNFDGVHIGHQKIFDYLKRKASQINGKSVVITFHPHPIKVLFKEHPLRLITTTDDKLKLIEKCGVDITILIPFTREFAQIEAEDFVKDILVEKLNAKWVVVGYDYRFGRGRKGDRYLLKKLGLFYGFKVTVLKAYKSKGKILSSTAVRNALNDGNIKEANLFLGRAYHIDGDVIKGLGRGSTVLGYPTANIAPIQEIIPKEGVYAVKVTIPHLSKTFKGVANIGKNPTFNNVNMSYEVHIFDFKENLLGKTIRVHFIARLRDEKKFNSPDELKKNIAHDIEMAKKVFKQDRTRLFLDF encoded by the coding sequence ATGCAGGTAATTAGAGGGATTGAAAAACTGGAAGCTAAAAATACAGTAATAACCATAGGAAATTTTGACGGTGTGCATATAGGACATCAGAAAATTTTTGATTATTTAAAAAGAAAAGCTTCTCAGATAAATGGAAAAAGTGTGGTAATTACCTTTCACCCTCATCCAATAAAAGTTCTTTTTAAAGAGCATCCATTAAGACTAATTACAACAACGGACGATAAGCTTAAATTAATTGAAAAATGCGGAGTGGATATAACAATCTTAATACCTTTTACCCGTGAATTTGCTCAAATAGAGGCAGAAGATTTTGTAAAGGATATACTCGTTGAGAAACTTAATGCAAAATGGGTTGTAGTAGGTTATGATTACAGATTTGGTAGAGGAAGAAAAGGAGATAGGTACTTACTTAAGAAACTTGGTCTATTTTACGGATTTAAAGTTACTGTACTTAAAGCATACAAGAGCAAAGGGAAAATATTAAGCAGTACCGCTGTAAGAAATGCTCTTAATGATGGGAATATAAAAGAGGCAAATCTTTTTCTGGGAAGAGCTTATCACATAGACGGTGATGTTATAAAAGGTTTAGGAAGAGGCTCAACAGTTCTTGGATATCCTACGGCAAATATAGCACCTATTCAGGAAATTATTCCAAAGGAAGGAGTTTATGCTGTTAAGGTAACCATACCCCATTTATCAAAAACCTTTAAAGGAGTTGCAAATATTGGCAAGAATCCCACCTTTAACAATGTAAATATGAGTTACGAAGTTCACATTTTTGATTTTAAAGAAAATCTACTTGGTAAAACTATCAGAGTCCATTTTATTGCAAGACTTAGAGATGAAAAAAAATTTAATTCACCTGATGAACTTAAAAAAAATATTGCCCATGATATTGAAATGGCAAAAAAAGTTTTTAAACAAGACAGAACCAGACTATTCTTAGATTTTTAA